In Deferribacteraceae bacterium V6Fe1, one genomic interval encodes:
- a CDS encoding response regulator, with translation MTYFYIDKQSYENLIKNYNSKIISEFESGYKSIYNVFENTSKTLYSAYITNNEILEMLNKGMYLKEDEDKYRKLLEAKFSNIYEKLKKIGFTQIHFHTSDGYSFLRMHNPNKHGDYLADTRPTIKQIIHEHKYISGYEVGVHEGGFRFIFPLFYNDIYIGSVETSAPIENYLKYLSNELKSQFTVIYHGDALKSIDKSLIDKKFKKISESNDLYFDINLPNNILDKDALEAVKKDLNERYSQERSFIINFEKDKNMHSLIFIPLSGVDGRHIGHIVKHIDSPELGVIKRDFYYKIISSSTIFIFITIFIIFVILKNRKLSKEITLRKNIQERLEDANKKFEIVIKSSGQIIYDYDVDTDEINRFGAIQETLGYNEEEFASGIYENFKQFYHPEDMENVKKFIEKLIATKGKGQITYRLKRKDGNYSTIQDESTFTYFDNKRHIFGVMKDITEKLAMEEHLKRAQQLEAIGILAGGIAHDFNNYLSGIYNYLEVLKLSCQDPKIDAITEKILKSFDRAKSLTNQLLTFSKGGEPVIKIFNVKKLIENIADFALSGSSLKYEITSSDDLLCCLGDENQIGQVIENILINARQAVESSGEIKIQLKNISKHEAISFFNNKNLEKDAYILISISDTGKGISKENLDKIFQPFFTTKSKGHGLGLSIAYNIVKKHNGDIIVNSSPNTGTTFYVALEATYEKCQNIDVKIESKPKNKLNILIMDDEEEILDSLSQLIDILGYNAICAKNGNEAIEIYKRYKDQGEKIDLCILDVTIKGGMGGKETIENLLKIDKDAKAIVSSGYSDDEIMAHPQKYGFCGSLQKPFKIEDITKMLKDI, from the coding sequence ATGACATATTTCTATATTGACAAGCAGTCTTATGAGAATTTGATAAAAAACTACAACTCAAAAATTATTAGTGAGTTTGAGTCAGGCTATAAAAGCATCTATAATGTCTTTGAAAATACAAGCAAAACACTTTATTCTGCTTATATTACAAACAATGAAATACTTGAGATGCTGAATAAGGGGATGTATTTAAAAGAGGATGAAGATAAGTACAGAAAACTTTTAGAGGCAAAGTTTAGCAACATTTACGAAAAATTAAAAAAAATTGGCTTTACCCAAATCCATTTTCACACAAGTGACGGATATAGCTTTTTAAGAATGCATAATCCTAACAAACATGGTGACTACCTTGCTGATACCAGACCAACAATAAAGCAAATTATACATGAGCATAAGTATATTTCAGGCTATGAAGTAGGGGTGCACGAAGGTGGATTTAGATTTATTTTCCCGCTTTTTTACAATGATATTTATATCGGCAGTGTAGAAACAAGCGCCCCTATAGAAAATTATTTGAAATACCTTTCAAATGAGCTCAAAAGTCAATTTACTGTTATATATCATGGGGATGCACTCAAATCTATAGACAAATCTTTAATTGATAAAAAATTTAAAAAAATATCTGAAAGTAATGACCTTTACTTTGACATAAATTTGCCAAACAATATTCTCGATAAGGATGCATTGGAAGCTGTAAAAAAAGACCTTAATGAGCGCTACTCCCAAGAAAGGTCCTTTATCATAAATTTCGAAAAAGATAAAAATATGCATTCACTGATTTTTATCCCTTTAAGTGGAGTTGATGGTCGTCATATAGGACACATAGTAAAACATATAGACTCCCCCGAGCTTGGAGTAATCAAAAGGGATTTCTATTACAAAATAATCTCTTCCTCTACAATTTTTATTTTTATAACCATATTTATAATATTTGTAATATTAAAAAATAGAAAACTCTCAAAAGAGATTACTTTAAGAAAAAATATTCAAGAAAGATTGGAAGACGCTAATAAAAAGTTTGAAATAGTAATAAAAAGCAGCGGACAAATTATATATGACTACGACGTTGATACCGATGAAATAAATAGATTTGGAGCGATACAAGAAACACTCGGCTATAATGAAGAGGAGTTCGCATCCGGAATCTATGAAAATTTTAAACAGTTTTATCACCCCGAAGATATGGAAAATGTGAAAAAATTTATTGAAAAGCTTATTGCAACAAAAGGTAAAGGGCAAATTACTTATAGATTGAAAAGAAAGGATGGAAATTATTCGACCATTCAGGATGAATCAACATTTACTTATTTTGATAACAAACGTCATATATTCGGTGTAATGAAAGATATCACTGAAAAACTGGCAATGGAAGAACATTTAAAGCGTGCTCAGCAGTTAGAGGCTATTGGAATCCTTGCCGGTGGGATAGCTCACGACTTTAACAATTATTTGTCAGGTATTTACAACTACCTTGAAGTTTTAAAGCTCAGTTGTCAAGACCCAAAAATCGATGCAATTACAGAGAAAATACTCAAATCCTTTGATAGGGCAAAAAGCCTTACAAATCAGCTACTTACATTTTCAAAGGGGGGCGAGCCGGTTATAAAGATATTTAATGTAAAAAAATTAATCGAAAACATTGCAGATTTTGCATTGAGCGGCTCAAGCTTAAAGTATGAAATTACAAGCAGTGATGATTTGTTGTGTTGTCTGGGGGATGAAAACCAAATTGGACAAGTTATAGAAAATATCTTGATTAATGCCAGACAGGCGGTTGAATCAAGTGGCGAAATAAAAATCCAACTTAAAAATATCTCTAAACACGAGGCAATAAGCTTTTTTAATAATAAAAATCTTGAAAAGGACGCTTATATTTTAATTTCTATTTCTGATACCGGTAAAGGGATAAGTAAAGAAAATTTGGATAAAATCTTTCAGCCGTTTTTCACCACAAAATCTAAGGGGCACGGTCTTGGGCTTTCAATAGCTTACAATATTGTCAAAAAACACAACGGGGATATAATTGTAAACTCATCGCCAAATACCGGAACTACATTTTATGTCGCACTTGAGGCAACATATGAAAAATGTCAAAATATCGACGTAAAAATTGAGTCAAAACCTAAAAATAAGCTAAACATCCTTATAATGGATGACGAAGAAGAGATACTTGACTCCCTTTCACAACTCATAGACATCTTGGGATACAATGCCATCTGCGCAAAAAATGGCAATGAAGCCATTGAAATTTATAAAAGATATAAAGATCAAGGGGAAAAGATAGACTTATGCATTCTCGATGTTACCATAAAAGGCGGAATGGGTGGAAAAGAAACAATTGAAAATCTGCTCAAAATTGACAAAGATGCCAAAGCTATTGTCTCAAGCGGTTACTCGGATGATGAAATTATGGCACATCCTCAAAAATACGGATTTTGCGGCTCGTTGCAGAAACCTTTTAAAATTGAAGATATAACAAAAATGCTAAAAGATATATAA